The Polypterus senegalus isolate Bchr_013 chromosome 10, ASM1683550v1, whole genome shotgun sequence genomic interval atataacaaatatatttatagtttatatatatatattttaaggtgTACATGTGTCTGTTGCGTCTTAAAATTGCAGAAAAATATACATTGGTGGACACACTGGGCACTGTGCGTTTTCGTTACGGCAGATTCGTCAATAAAAACGCTGAGGttagatatttgttttttttcctcccagtTTGTAAATCCCAATATAAACGGAGCACACAACAGGCGATTCCACTTTAGCATCAATTTCCATATTTTAAAATCGATGAATAccgttgtatttttattttttttttaattacgggACACGGAAGCGCCAAGTCCCCCATGTTGGCTCCGTTTGAAAGCCGCCATATTGGACCCGCCCACAGTTTCTCCAGCCGCAGAGCAGCCCGCCGGGCGCCCCGAACAGCCTATAGAATTGTGTGTCTTATGTCACATGGTCGAGAAGGCGCAAACTCCCGCGGAAGCCTGCGGGGCTGGAAGCGTTGATGTCACGTGATTTGAACTACGTAGCAGTTTGCGGAAGAACTGGAGAAAACGCAGTCAAGTGTTATTGTATGTTATTATTTATAGTTCGTGCCAAAGGACCACACTTATCAGTTAGAACATCAGGTGCCAAATTCTGTAAGTGATTTATTTCCGCTTTATGACTCGTTTGGCTGGAAAGTTGACGTTAACACAAATACATGTACATTTTAACTATATTCAACCCAAATAAGACTAAAATCAGTGGATTAACTGGAACACTCATTCAGTTACTTAGGTGTTGAAAAATTCAGATATACagatgatattttatttattaacatatcAAGTAAAACGCAGAGGAGATCTTTAGGCTTGTTTATCCGAGTCAATCTTTTTCTTAACCTCAAAACCTACAAATTAATTGATTCAGCCTTATTCAAatatatttggaaaaataaaaaaatacaaggagTACTATAATTAAACGACACTTAGAAGAAGGATTCGATGTTCTTAATTTCATgtccatttatatttatttgcatagccGATGGTTTTATCCAAAGCGACGTACATAACGGGAGTAAACGTCAGTCTGGAAGGCTGATTgagaacaagtgtgacaggacaaggtgacaaaagTGGTCATCACTCTGAACAACATACAAGCGAGTTACAATTCCTAGATTAGAAAAACCTAACAGCTTCTATGACTTAAACGGCAAACGAGAGGCTTGCGAagcttcttaaacacactgagggGGTCAGCAGCTCGAATGAATGGACGTGGACAGCGCCTTCCAAAAGCCCGGGGCTGAGCGTGCATTCAGTTGGTTTTTCAAATAAACGAGATCAAGAAATGCATCAGTAATGGCAGTAGCCCATGGTTTGGAATCCCAAAAAATCATGTTAAAGAGTGTGGTGGCCTaggcttattattattttgtgatgtgAAGTGCAGCTGATTATCTctccaattatccatccattatccaacctgcattatcctaactacagggtcacgggagtctgctggagccaatcccagccaacacagggcgcaaggcaggaaacaaatcccgggcagggtgccagcccaccgcagacctctCCAATTATTATATCAAATTTTCACAAACAAGCCCTTGAGCCTTGGAAAACTGCTTATAAGCACAATGTCTCTCGTCTGGAATAATCAATACATGTCATCTAGGAATACATCTAATTTCAGACAAGCACGGTATGATAAAGGGAGATGCTTTGTGTCTGACCTACTTGATAAACCCTACGTGTTTTACGCTCTTACCAAGACTTTATAGACCACCATAATATTGCTGTTGAGTTTAAAGATTTCTTTAAGGTTAATCATGTAATTCCCAgtactttttattataaaatcaaaTTGCTTAGATTCTCATATTGAGTTAAAAGCTTCCTACTGCGGCGAAACGTTTgtgtagtggtagcactgctctctcgcaataaggagaccagcgtttgcatccctgtgtggagtttgcatgttctctccttgtCCGTGTCCGTTTCCTCCtgttgtccaaagacatgcaggttgggtggactggtgatgctacgTTGGcccagttgtgtgtgtgtgtgtctgtagtgTGTTCAGCCTTCgatgggatggcaccctgccctggggttgtttctgccttgcactctgtgctttCCAGGACAGGCAGAAGCCCCCCTCAGACCCCAGCTCAGGATTATACAGGCTGAGAGTGGGGTATGGTATGGTTTCAGCTCTGTCTCCATTTTTAGGCTGCAAGTCTATCAACGTTCACATCAGGAATGCTATTCTCCTATTGGATAACTTTATCTCTTATGCCCCTGTTAGATGAAGCTCCACGATTTGGTACATAAAGTGGAAAATGGCCTACTGTGTGCCATATCAGTTTTTTATACTAAACACGGTTAAAGACGTCCACTTCAAAATCATAAGTACATGTCACCCAACTTACAGAACTGATATTCTTATCAATTAATTCATAACTATGATATTATTACATCCCTAAAGTGCACTTTCTTACAGAAGAAGATGAATCTTTCTcacatcatttttatttctgcacCTTTCCAAAAGCACTACGAAATGATATACTGCGATACCTTAGAATCCAAACTTAATCCGTTTCAGAATCCCATTCGAGTTCCAAGACAATTTTCCCCCTTTGTGGGTCCCACAaacttgaatttttaaaattaattgaacagtaaatacactggattttaaggtaaaatattaagaagtaataataatatttgaataaaaatgtaaagtaataaaatgaaaaatataaaaaacctgTATTTACCTTAAAAAGTGATGAGATCTTTCTTAACCTCAATTGTAACCCTAACAGCTTTCCTCGTACGATACTAGCGGCAGGGCCCGGCATCATCCAGGTATGTCATTTTAAAGCAGCACTGGAATTTCTTTTTGGAagcagaatatccatccatccatttaaatttatttcactcaactaattaaatttattttacttaactaattaaatttatttcactcaactaatttaatttatttcactcaactaatttaatttatttcagttctCTTCCTCACTAGTAAAAAGGACTATATttccacccacacacacataccctCTGACCCACTGGTACCCCCAGGTCAACATTTTGGGCTCCAAGGTAGTCCAAGATATGTGTGCAACTTGGGTGTGGAATTGCGTAAGggacaaacacccacacacccaccTTCAGCTTCATATATAAGATAATGGAACGTAATGGTGACCCATACTGTACAACGGCAAAAAATGTCAGAAACGTTCCTTCACATCTCTATAATCCACATGTCCTGAGCTCAAAACGTGTTAAGTGCCTGcggttttgctaaaatattgtgaaCAGTTCAATCTGGGAAGGGCAGCCAGCAGTCCTCTTCATTGTTATCATGAAAACCCATTCCCATAATTCTGTGCTTTTCAATTGAAGACCCGCCTCTGTCACTccttcattggtcaagagtcgtGTCTTCACCTCAAGAGCACAGTATCACAGGAATGGGTTTCCTTGTTTATGACGAATGTCGCCTTTCCAGGAATTACCGCAATGCCGGGGCTTTGCCCGCTTTGAGCATATGACTGGCTGACGGGCATGTGGCTTGTGCAAcacgagtgttttcttttctccaacGACTCTTTTCACGTCAATCGCCATTCCGCAGCACGGGTCAcctttaaagaatatttttttttcctcttgttcAGTTCTTTTGTCCTTATGggttaaatgacattttaaaagtcaGTTTTGGGTGGTTTATTCCTTTAATCTCTGAAGCTCTCATTTTCTTAACAATTTAGCCGTTGTGACTTTAGTGTGTAACTGATtccttcttttttaatgtttgcattCTGTAAATTATATTACTAATGTATTTCAATATTGATACAATAAAAGAGAGAGAGcgggcactgatacagcgcattgctgcaccccaccacacgacaaaccaactcaggatcccagattaggacccgagtgtagccatgcagcgggtgacacctcagcaccacactggttcagatggagtggaacaatgtgaaggtttttttatggtggctggagtgccaattctgccaccaacccccaggttttcccccGCAGGTTCAGTGCGATTAAAAAACAGATACACGGCTAAGTGTCTTTTCAAAGCCGTGTAAAAGTGAGCACACAAAATCTGCGCTGTCTGCTTTGATAGAGCTTTGGCGCTCGCTGCTCAGTTGCCCCTTACCACCTGGGGCATGGATGTCAAGGGCAGCCCACTGAGCTCGGTGACTAATGTAGGGGAACTCAAACTGAACATTCAACTCtggtgtggtggctctgaggctagggatctgcactggcaattggaaggttgccagttcgaatcccataaatgccaatagagACTCTGCTGTGTTGGGCCCTTTGGCGAGGCCCTCAACCTGCAATGGCTGAtcgctttgagtagcgagaaaagcgctatataaatgcaaagaattattattatttatttcacccGTTGCTCTACAATTATTATGTGGTTGCACTCACCAAAGGGTCCAGAAGGGGGCACTGGGACGGTTTTGCCCACCTTGTGCCCTCTAAATGGTCGCTTGGGTGTCCTCATGATGGCATGAGGCCTGCGCTCCAGGCCAGCGCTGCCCTCCTCAGGGCATACTTTACAGAATGTGCCCATCTTGTAGGTGCAGGAGTGTGCCGTTCTACTTCTGGTTTGCTTGTCCCCTCCTCCATGTCTTTGCAAGGTGCCCACCTCCTGCCAAGCTGTTTTGCAGGCTTCAGATGGCACAGATTTTTCCCTTCCATGAAGCTGATGTGGGGCAGCACAGAAGCTGTCTGGGAGCTTGGAATCTCTCCCCATGGGGGGCTCAAATGGGAATGTTTTGGGGTTGAGGGTCACAGATTCCTCCATTTTTTCATCTGAATTGGCATTCTCTCCAGTGCACTCTGAAGGTGTAAATTGCCCAGCCTGCACCCCAAGAGGTCCGTCAGCTGGCACACTCCTGTCGTGGTGCTCCACTTGTGCCTGGCTCACCGGATGCCCCTCGCTCTGGGGTGTTTTCTGTGGAGCCTCTTCTGGACAGCTTTGATTCTGATTGCCACTTATGGGTTCATCTTTGTTCTTCTTGGCAGTGCCACCCTGGTGTCCTGACTTGATTTTGCTGCTCTTCTCTTCTCCCCTGTCGCAGTCAAGTCTGGGGCACCCGTGCTCTTCCACACTCCAGCTTAATCGATCACAGCTGGCAGGACACCAGTCAACACCTGTGTCCATGTCCCGTGGCACCTGAATCTTTCCATAGTTCTCCTCCAGCTGTAGAAATTCTCCCAGCGGCAGTCTGGTCAGCTCCCGGGTTCGACTTAAGACCGCCTGGACCTGCAGTCAGAACAACAAGGGAGAAGCTGAAGTGTCAGGCGTAAAGCAGCCTCATGTGatcgttatatagcgcctttcatgttaAGCTCTGTAAAGCTGCCGGTGGCAGAGGGGGTTCAGCTCTACTGTCCTACGTGACGGGCACCGCACAAAAAGTTGTGTCCATAGAAAGCGGCGAGAGACGCTCCGAGGGCACATTTCtacataatcaatcaatcaacatttatttatatagcacatattcatacaaaaaaatgtagctcaaagtgctttatgaaATGAATGGAATGAATggaaaaattaatagaaaaatagaagacacaataaaaaataaacataagtcaacattaattaacatagaataagtaaggtccgatggccagggaattACGTCCTAAACAGGAAAGGGACCGAGTGGCATATGAACGAGTGCTGCACATGGAGGGCACAACATAAAGAggcaataattataaaaaaaaatatatacagtagtggtctcccctcgactttctcatatactcagatatggataTTTGACccacaagacaatgatttatatttttatattatgtacattaaagaaccatcaacaacaaatccaatcaaatgaataatttaattttgaacaATTATGATCAAAGTCAagttgaataaaaggtaaaggaccacttccggttagcggaaacgGCCCAAAAGGTGATAGAAATCTGCGGTTTGTACTGAATACTTGTATGGCAAATTGGGTTGACCGAAGTGAAGGCGACTCAAGTTAACGTGTTTACACGCACAGACAGACGCACATAAACTCGTATTTTCGGATTCAGGGTGGTCTTAAAAGTCGAGACTTATCACAATCTTGAAATGGAACTTTTGGATACTTTGAGAGAGTAATATCAGTAAATCTTCATCAGAAAAGGCACCGCAGATcagcgtgaaaggcgctatatcataaTGCAGGTATGAAGGGATCTCTAGATAACGGAGCCACGTTTCACACTGAAAGACCCCACGGTATGTAAAGCAGTGGTTAACCCGTGCCATGCTGTATAAAAGTGTGAGGGGTCTTTAACATGAGGGAAATATTGCAGTTCGCCACTGGCCTACCGAGGGCGGTTTTGAGTAAAAAAGACCCCAGAGTATGGAGAAGGTGGGCGTGTTTAGTGCTGTGTAATAATTGCATTTAGACTTGAGCAGGATGGGGGCTGTCACGAAAGACCCCGCTGTATGTGAAGCAATGAACAAAGTTtaagatgtaaggcactatattatgaAGAGTCTTTACCGTGCAGTTTGCCTTTAGCACAACAGGAAGTAAAGACGGTTCTCAGCCTGAAAGACCCCACAGTATGGCCAAATGGGATGTTTAATATGTACGGCGCTATATAAAGTGTGAGGAGTGCTCCACTGTGGGAGGTGCTGCATAATATTGCAGGTATAGCCTCTGGAATTACGGGCGCTGTATATACGGGCATTAAAGACCCATCATGATGaatgtaaggtgctatatacagtagAAGTGTAATGTCCGTTCAGCGTGAAAGGTGCTTACTTTGTAAACTGATAACGGGGCCTCTACAGTAAGAAGAATGTGATGACTGGTCACCGTGAAGGCAGTGACTGCACTTGTGGCGTAAACGGGCTCCCTCCACACACAGCCCTGTGATGTTCCGCTATAGAAACTTGTTTTCAACAGGAATGGCTGTGCGTGAAATGGCCACTGACTGGCATCGGCACGAAGAAAGCAAGCGGCGTGTCCTTCCAGAAAGTGCTCGAAGGACTTCAACTTGTTGGTGCATTTACATTTCTAAACCGGCTTAATCCAACTCGGGGTCAGGAGGAGCCGAAGTCTTAACCCTGCAGTCATCTGTACCTCTCTGGGGAAGGTGAGAGGAAAAGCCACGGGGGCACAGGGGGAACGTGCGACCTCCACACCAAATCAACACGCGCTCCGCCGCCGCTTCTAATTATTTCTGCTGAAACTGACGTTTTGGTGAATCGAGCTTACCTCACCCgacgtgtgagtgtgtgtgtgtgtgtgtgtgagtgtgttgatGTGGTTGCCATGCTGTGTTCAGTTAAGCTCCTTTTTCCATCCATCAGTTAACATAGAAACAAAAACTGCGTGCGCCCCGCCACCGGCTACGCCAATCACAAGTTGTGAGTCTCGTTACGTTAGCCGTAATCAACCAATCACTTCATCTtcatttgatatagcgccttagACCTTAAACATGACATAACGACCCACAAATAAGCGCAACATCCTAAGACAACGCAGACTCCACACGTCCTCATGAACTCCTGCTCTCTGCCCTCggtgcatatagcgcctttcgctcCCTACCTCCTCCGTGAGCTGCGTGTCGAGGAGCAGCTGGTCGTAGTGCAGCAGGAAGCCTTCACTGTCGTGGTCCAGCACACACCTGGTGAGCTTCAGGGCCCAGGACAGGATGTCCATTCCAGTCGTTCGCGATGTCCGTCAgggtttcttttcatttcattctgtcgctggagagagagagagaaagactcgACGGACCCCCCCACCCCGCTCCACGTGACGCGATTGCGTGCTTTACTGTTGCTGAGGACGCGAGAGACGGTTGCTAAGGGAGCTCGATTGTTCGCGGGGTTGAGGTGAGCGGCTGTACGCAAAACGAACAAAAATACAGCGGCGTTGCGAGCAAACCGACGGAAAAAAACGCACCGAGGACCCCCATAAGGCGTCAGTTTGGTGCCGAAAATGGCGGGGCCATCAAGAACCCGGCTCgggcgctatataacataacatataacATAAGGGCCAAAGGATTTCATCATAGGGAGCCCATAAATATTCGGGTGCAGAATAAAGGGTGGGAAACTCGAGGAAATAGAATCTAAAAAGTGACCCGTGGCGTTCACCGTTTGGCACCGAGCTGCCTGGTGTATTTGTGTTTGGTACCTTCTGGTAAGCCCCTTTAGTTTCCTGTACAAGGCACCCACCATACCACAGACAGGCTGCCAATACCTGGCGTCTCCTCTTTTATTGACTTTACGGAAATGCCAATTAGAATGAAAGTGGCCGTCAAGTCTAAATAATCAACCAATTCATCCATCCCACCCACCCCTCTTCACTCTAacactgaaaggcgctatataagatacAGATTAGTGATTGTATACTTTAGTTGTCATAGATCCTTCTTTTAGTACGTGTATTTTATTCAATCAATTGATCCATCCATCTCTCTACCCATCCACCAATCAACCCTAAACTTGtgacaaaaggcgctatatatatgaTAAAGATTGtaaactgcatacattttttgTGGTGTAATAGTTCCCAGTTTTAGGGcaggtgttttattaaataaatcaatccACCCACATATCCATCAGTCAATCAACCGTgttgatgaaaggcgctatatgaggtTAGTGATGGCGTGAATGTTCTGTAAGTGGAGTGGTTCCCAATTTCAGAAGAGATGTTTTACTACATCAACCAACCAACCCACCAGCCAACCAAACAATCATTTACTCTGAATAGAACATGTTtgtgatgaaaggcactatatacactaTAAACAATATCGGaaacattttctttctgtgtGGCGATATCCGCTTTTAGGTGATGTGTTTCAATCAATAAGCTAATCAACCCATAAACCAGTTCctgttgaaaggcgctatatacgatAAAGCTTCTTCGTTGCCTCAGTGTTCAGTCCAACTTTTATTGAAGCGTTTCAGTCCGTGGGTGTACTTTGTCTCAGAGGGTGTCGCCTACTCCAGCAGCTTTTCATGCCAGGCAGGACCAGATTCCAGGCACCGCTCAttcttgctgttcctgtttagGATTGGCAGCCATGCCAGCCAGCAATGCTTTGAGATGTGGCAGAAGTCagacaggggcggcacggtggcgcagtgggcagcgctgctgcctcgcagttaggagacccgggttcacccctgcgtggagtttgcatgttctccccgtgtctgcgtgggtttccccccacagtccaaagacatgctggttaggtggattgg includes:
- the LOC120536340 gene encoding uncharacterized protein LOC120536340, with product MDILSWALKLTRCVLDHDSEGFLLHYDQLLLDTQLTEEVQAVLSRTRELTRLPLGEFLQLEENYGKIQVPRDMDTGVDWCPASCDRLSWSVEEHGCPRLDCDRGEEKSSKIKSGHQGGTAKKNKDEPISGNQNQSCPEEAPQKTPQSEGHPVSQAQVEHHDRSVPADGPLGVQAGQFTPSECTGENANSDEKMEESVTLNPKTFPFEPPMGRDSKLPDSFCAAPHQLHGREKSVPSEACKTAWQEVGTLQRHGGGDKQTRSRTAHSCTYKMGTFCKVCPEEGSAGLERRPHAIMRTPKRPFRGHKVGKTVPVPPSGPFGECNHIIIVEQRVK